A portion of the Candidatus Pristimantibacillus lignocellulolyticus genome contains these proteins:
- a CDS encoding carbohydrate ABC transporter permease — MNKKTPLYYVIAYTFLGAFALFNIVPIFYMIVGSFKTEQEYATSPFSLPEVLQFSNYAKAWDIANMDLYFINSLLITFASLMVTVLLGSLAAYFLSRFEFKLRGATYALFLLGMLIPIHATLIPIFMIMKNLSLLDTYLSLILPYTAFHLSLTIFILEGFMRTFPRDLEESGVMEGAGLYRIFWSIILPITRPAIATVVILNFIYNWNEYLFALVLISSESLKTLPLGIANFVGVETASLTLQMAALTIALVPIIIFYLLLQKQLVNGMVAGAVKG, encoded by the coding sequence ATGAACAAAAAGACACCGTTGTATTATGTAATAGCTTACACGTTCCTTGGCGCGTTTGCTTTATTCAATATCGTTCCTATTTTCTATATGATAGTAGGTTCTTTCAAAACAGAGCAAGAATATGCAACTAGTCCATTTTCATTGCCTGAAGTATTACAATTCTCTAACTACGCAAAAGCGTGGGATATTGCAAACATGGATTTATATTTTATAAATAGTTTGTTAATTACATTTGCATCCTTGATGGTAACGGTCTTGCTCGGCTCCTTGGCTGCATATTTCTTATCACGATTTGAATTTAAACTTCGTGGCGCAACCTACGCACTTTTCTTATTGGGTATGCTTATACCTATTCATGCGACATTGATTCCGATTTTTATGATTATGAAAAATTTAAGTTTACTTGATACGTATCTATCGTTGATTTTACCGTATACGGCCTTTCACCTTTCATTGACTATCTTTATTCTAGAAGGGTTTATGCGTACTTTCCCTAGAGATCTAGAAGAGTCAGGAGTTATGGAGGGAGCTGGTTTATATCGTATATTTTGGTCTATTATCTTACCAATTACGCGACCAGCCATTGCAACTGTAGTTATACTAAACTTCATCTATAACTGGAACGAATATTTGTTTGCATTAGTATTAATTAGCTCTGAATCTCTTAAAACACTACCTTTAGGCATAGCTAATTTTGTAGGAGTTGAAACCGCCAGCTTGACCTTGCAAATGGCAGCACTTACAATTGCCTTAGTTCCAATTATCATCTTCTATTTATTGCTTCAAAAGCAACTAGTAAATGGTATGGTAGCGGGAGCGGTTAAAGGATAA